The Gammaproteobacteria bacterium sequence CGCGCCGGCAAAGCCGATGGTGGCGAGCGCATACACCGTGGCGGCCAACAGCCACTCGCCCGCGGCTATCCAGAACAGGCCGAAGGTGGCGATCATGCCCAACGCGGCGAAGACAAGCAGAAAACGCCAACGCCAGCCGGCTACATCCGCGATCGCGCCCAGCAACGGCAACGTCGCGATCACGAACACGCTCGCTATCGAAGTGGACATTCCCAGATGCAGGGTAATGGCTGTGCTGGCCTGCCCCGCGCTCCAGAACTCACGAAAAAATATTGGAAAGAAACCGGCCATGACCACGGTCGCGTACGCGGAGTTGGCCCAGTCGTAGCTGGCCCAGGCGAGAATTTCTCGCCTGTTCGCCGTAAACTCGTTCTTGCGTTCCTCAGCGGCCATATGTCATTGAGCTTACTACACGGTTCTCATGCACAATTGCATTCCACGCGCGGCAAGAAATAACTTTTGTTCGTGGGCCACTGGCTCAGACAGGCAGGAGGTCAATCGCGCAGTAATTGGTACCAGCCTTGGGTTATCATAAAAGCTACCAATGTACTCTAACAGGCGGGCGTTCAATCGCGCAGTTACGGTGAACTCATGTCGTCTCATGCACTGAAACATGGCCGTTACACTTATCAGGACTACTGCGCGTGGCCGGACGACGAGCGCTGGGAGCTGATCGACGGTCAGGCGTACAACATGAGTACCGCGCCCACGCGAAGGCACCAAGATGTTGTGATGGAGCTATCGCGCCAGATCGCCAATTTCCTGCGCGCTCATTCCTGCCGGGTGTACACGGCCCCGTTCGATGTGCGTTTGCCGCGCGCGGGCGAGGCGGATGCCGAGATAGATACAGTCGTGCAACCCGACATCTCGGTAATTTGTGACGCGAGTAAACTCGACGACCCCGGCTGCCGCGGGGCCCCCGACTGGATCATCGAAGTCCTCTCGCCCGGCACCGCCGCCAAAGACCAGATCAGAAAGCGCGAACTGTACCAGCGCCACGGCGTCAAGGAATACTGGCTGGTGCATCCGATAGACCGGATCCTGATTGTCTACAAGCTTGAAACGCAGGAA is a genomic window containing:
- a CDS encoding Uma2 family endonuclease — its product is MSSHALKHGRYTYQDYCAWPDDERWELIDGQAYNMSTAPTRRHQDVVMELSRQIANFLRAHSCRVYTAPFDVRLPRAGEADAEIDTVVQPDISVICDASKLDDPGCRGAPDWIIEVLSPGTAAKDQIRKRELYQRHGVKEYWLVHPIDRILIVYKLETQE